In one Bacillus sp. Marseille-P3661 genomic region, the following are encoded:
- a CDS encoding MoaD/ThiS family protein, giving the protein MRRSVSKSMEVKVTSNIFGKTDLSGNYQTAAKTLEQFLQEINVKWNHEALIAVNEEIVDANYSLLDGDHILLLTPIYGG; this is encoded by the coding sequence TTGAGAAGGTCCGTGTCTAAATCAATGGAAGTAAAAGTTACTTCAAACATTTTTGGGAAAACGGACCTAAGTGGTAATTATCAGACAGCAGCAAAAACGTTAGAACAATTTTTGCAAGAAATAAATGTAAAGTGGAATCATGAAGCTTTAATCGCTGTAAACGAAGAAATAGTTGATGCAAATTATTCCCTTCTTGATGGAGACCATATCCTTCTTCTTACCCCTATTTATGGTGGTTAA
- a CDS encoding SMP-30/gluconolactonase/LRE family protein has product MSQIKLDIYDEKFLNIFDPNEQIEVIESGFDFIEGPVWHPKEEHLTFSDIPASKIYRWSSKKGLTVLVDPTNKANGNYYDLEGRLVTCEHSTSLVSRRNVDGTNREVLVSKYNGKELNCPNDIVVKSDGSIYFTDPQFARTGPNAAKVGIPREKELDFQGVYRFDPKSGELTLLVSDFENPNGLCFSLDERLLYINDTPRMHIRVFDVLDDGTIANGRVWAETTGEEPGRPDGMKVDSLGNVYCTGPGGVHVFDKDANCLGVLKTPEKTANFTWGGSDFCSLFLASGTTLYRTQVKIPGMKHKIM; this is encoded by the coding sequence TTGAGTCAAATAAAGCTAGACATTTATGATGAAAAGTTTCTAAATATATTTGATCCTAATGAACAAATAGAGGTTATTGAATCTGGATTTGATTTTATTGAAGGTCCGGTATGGCATCCTAAAGAGGAGCATTTAACATTTAGCGATATTCCAGCTAGTAAAATTTATCGGTGGTCTTCAAAGAAGGGATTAACTGTTTTAGTAGATCCGACTAATAAGGCAAATGGGAACTATTATGATTTAGAGGGACGGTTAGTTACATGTGAACATTCAACTAGCCTTGTAAGTCGCAGGAATGTAGACGGTACAAATCGGGAAGTCCTCGTTTCAAAATACAATGGTAAAGAATTAAATTGCCCTAATGATATTGTGGTAAAAAGTGATGGAAGTATTTATTTTACTGATCCTCAATTTGCAAGAACTGGACCAAATGCGGCAAAGGTTGGTATTCCTAGAGAAAAGGAATTGGATTTTCAAGGCGTATACCGGTTTGATCCTAAATCGGGTGAGTTAACCTTGTTAGTTTCCGATTTTGAAAATCCCAACGGCCTATGTTTCTCTTTAGATGAGAGATTACTTTATATTAATGATACACCTCGTATGCATATTAGAGTATTTGATGTTTTGGATGACGGAACAATAGCGAATGGAAGAGTATGGGCAGAAACTACGGGCGAGGAACCAGGAAGGCCAGATGGCATGAAAGTAGATAGTTTGGGGAATGTGTATTGTACTGGTCCGGGTGGTGTTCATGTATTTGATAAAGATGCAAACTGCCTTGGAGTATTAAAAACTCCTGAAAAGACAGCTAATTTTACTTGGGGTGGTTCTGATTTTTGTAGCCTATTTTTAGCTTCAGGTACTACACTATACCGTACTCAAGTGAAGATTCCCGGCATGAAACATAAGATTATGTAA
- a CDS encoding carboxymuconolactone decarboxylase family protein: protein MTTKVAPHWEIMEQSDPELYQKLGELRSYLTNNEIIPRKYKELMNLSMFCILRNVSGINTHAGLALNHGATKEEVFMTIAQTITIGGIPAYKEGIMATKELLEKEVE from the coding sequence ATGACAACAAAGGTAGCCCCTCATTGGGAGATCATGGAGCAATCAGACCCAGAGTTATATCAAAAGTTGGGTGAATTGCGCAGTTATTTAACGAATAATGAAATAATCCCTAGAAAATACAAGGAACTTATGAATCTTTCTATGTTTTGTATACTAAGAAATGTTTCTGGAATAAATACACATGCAGGTCTAGCGCTAAATCATGGAGCAACTAAAGAAGAGGTATTTATGACAATAGCCCAAACTATAACGATTGGCGGAATCCCGGCATATAAAGAGGGGATTATGGCTACTAAAGAATTATTAGAAAAAGAGGTGGAGTAA
- a CDS encoding HpcH/HpaI aldolase family protein, producing MNPIKSKLKQGQPVIGNFLLLPSPDIAEILALSGLDFVVVDMEHSPTNFEGAQHIFRAIKSGGSTPFIRVNTIDQSSIERALDIGAYGIHIPQVSTVEEVQNVVNWIKYYPQGSRGVSYNVRSGLYGLKTMEEQVKFANEEILIAISIENLEAVHNLEDILTVKDVDIINVAPHDLSQSMGFPGQVNHPKVQEMINYINKTSLEAGFNIGGYAKDSKQLASLLEQGVKYIKLPTSTQLISNMFKSLVDDIRSVL from the coding sequence TTGAATCCAATTAAAAGTAAATTAAAGCAAGGACAACCTGTAATTGGAAATTTCTTATTATTGCCTTCGCCTGATATTGCGGAAATACTTGCTTTGTCAGGGTTGGATTTTGTAGTTGTTGACATGGAACATAGTCCTACGAATTTTGAGGGCGCTCAACATATCTTTCGAGCAATTAAAAGTGGAGGATCGACACCATTCATAAGGGTAAATACTATTGATCAATCGTCTATTGAGAGAGCTTTAGATATTGGTGCATATGGTATTCATATTCCTCAAGTCAGCACAGTAGAGGAAGTACAAAATGTTGTAAATTGGATTAAATATTATCCTCAAGGTAGCAGAGGTGTGTCGTATAACGTACGATCTGGTTTGTATGGATTAAAAACAATGGAGGAGCAAGTAAAGTTTGCTAATGAAGAAATACTGATTGCAATTAGCATTGAAAATTTGGAAGCTGTTCATAATTTAGAAGATATATTAACAGTTAAAGATGTGGATATAATTAATGTAGCTCCACACGATCTGTCACAATCAATGGGTTTCCCAGGACAGGTAAATCACCCCAAAGTACAAGAAATGATTAATTACATTAATAAAACCTCATTAGAGGCAGGTTTTAATATTGGTGGATATGCCAAAGACAGTAAGCAATTAGCCTCTCTGTTGGAACAAGGTGTGAAATATATCAAATTACCAACAAGCACACAATTAATCTCAAACATGTTTAAGAGTTTAGTAGACGATATTAGATCTGTCTTATAA